The Actinomyces viscosus genome segment GCGCGCCTTGGGCGTCAGGACGTAGTGCCGCGCGGGGCGCCCGCGACCTCGTTTGCCCGTGAGGGCCGGGGTGTGGACCTCGATCTGCTCGGCATCCTCGAGCGCGGTGATGTGCCTGCGCACCGCTGCCGGTGTCAGGCTCAGGACCTTGGCGAGCTGGGCCGCCGAAACGGGGCCCTTCTCCGCGATGAGGTCGAGCACGCGCGCCCGGGTAGAGTCCTCGTCGCTCTGCGCCATGACTGCTCTCCTCCCCTAGTCGCTGACGACGTCTCACGGCCTGATCCCGTTGCGGCCGGTTCGACCACGTCCTTGTTGGCCGAGAGTGTCCGTGAACCAGTCCGAGGGCTGGCCCAGGATCGGCTGCGGGGCGTCGCTGGTCGTCGTGCCACGAGTTTAACCAAGATCATGCTTGCCGAATTCAACGCTGGCAAGTTCATGACGGGGCGTCGCGAGGTGGGATTGAACACGTCACCTAATCAAAGGTAACCCTTACCTAGGAATACCTAACTAGTCGGTCGTCAGGGAGGGAGGCCTGTCTGTCTCCATCCACAGCTCACCGGGTCTGTGACGCCGTCGGCCACCACCTGCGGCAGCCGGGTGAGGAGCGCGAGGCCCCCGCCCCCTCCTAACGCGACCTTCTAGCGCCCGTCTCGGGGCGCAAGCTCGATGTCCGTCCAGGCCAGCGGGTCCGGAGCCGCCCCGATGAACTCGCCGTCAACGATGTTCTCGAAACCCGTGAAGACCCAGGTGCGGTCACGCAGCTGGAGCAGCTGACCGGCGTAGAGATGATCCGGGCGCACGTACCTGGCGCCGTCAATGTCCCAGGGCCCTAGCGGCCCCTCCCCCTCGGCGACCCACACCCCGCCAGGCCCGGCTTCCGCCTTCATGTCATCCCCGCAGGAGAAGACGAGGAGATGGTGACCGTCGACGCACCGACTCTGGGATACCTCCAGCTGTCCGAAGACTGACGGAGTGGTCAACGGGGGACAGACCTGCCAGTGGTCGAGGTCATCGGAGACGGCATGACCGATGACGCCGGCACGGTAGTTCTCGGCACCCCTTGCCCGTGCGGTGATGAGCATATGCCACCTGCCGTCGTGCTCGAAGACGAAGGGGTCCCTCCAGTGCTCGGCACCGGAGGCGTCCGTCTCCTTCTTTTCGTACCACCTGGCATCCGCCTCCAGCGGCTCGCTGCAGGAGCGTCTGAAGGTCACGCCGTCGGTGGAGTCGGCCCAGCCGATACGCTGCACCAGGCCGTCCTCCGCTCGAGAGATACCGGTGTAGAAGACCCTCAACGTGCCATCGGGTCTGATGATGGTGGAGCCGGTCCAGATGGCCTTGTCGTCGAAGGCCGGACCGTCGGAGTGGACCAGGGCGTCGGGCAGCAGCCTCCAGCTGCGCGCGTCGTCGGAGACGGCGTGGCCCATGGAGGCGCGGAAGTGCCGCCGCTCCGGATCGTGCAGCGCGCGTGACGCCCTGAGGAAGAAGAGGTGGTAACGCTCGCCGTCGTCACAGATCCAGTGGTCCCACAGCCAGTGGTCGGAAAGCCGCAAAGACATGATTCGTTCACCCCTTCACCGCTGTGCCCGCCAGGGACGCCACGAAGGAGCGCTGGAACAGCACGAAGATGATGAGGACGGGCAGAGTGATGAGCGTGCCGTAGGCCATGATCTGACCCCAGACCGGGTTGAGTTGGAAGAAGTACTGCATACCGACGCTCGCGGGCCGCATCGACTCCTCCTGGATGACCATGAGCGGCCACAGGTAGGAGTTCCAGGCGGGCAGCATCGTGATGATGGCGACCGTGGCGAAGGTCGGACCGGACAGGGGCACGACGATCCGTGAGTAGATCGTCCACCAGGACGCGCCATCGACGCGGGCCGCCTCGTCGATCTCCTTCGGGATGTCACCGAAGTGCTGAGCGAACAGGAAGATGGACAGGGCGTTGGCGATGAAGGGCAGGATCTGCACCTGGTAGGTGTTGAGCATCCCCTGCTTGACGAGGAACCCGTCGACCACCCACTGCACCGAGGGCAGCTTGGCGACCCAGTACACGAGCGGCACGGCGATGGTCTCGAAGGGAACCATCAGGGTGGCCAGGACGAGTGAGAGCACGATGCTCTTGCCCTTCCAGCGCATGCGGGAGATCGCGAATCCGATCATCGAGTTGACGATGAGACCGAGCACGACGATCGCAACCGTGACAACGAGCGAGTTCGTGATGAACCGCGCCGCAGGAACTCGCTCGAAGACGCCGGAGTAGTTGTTCAGTGACAGGTGCCCGGTCGGCAGGAACGCCTTGAGGGAGCCGAGGTCGGCGAAGATCTGCTGATCGTCCTTGAAGGAGGAGAAGACCATGAAGAGCAGGGGGAAGACGGCGACGCACGAGGCGACGACGAGGCCGAGATAGGTCAGGGCCCTGGATCGCCTCCTGGTGGC includes the following:
- a CDS encoding glycoside hydrolase family protein is translated as MSLRLSDHWLWDHWICDDGERYHLFFLRASRALHDPERRHFRASMGHAVSDDARSWRLLPDALVHSDGPAFDDKAIWTGSTIIRPDGTLRVFYTGISRAEDGLVQRIGWADSTDGVTFRRSCSEPLEADARWYEKKETDASGAEHWRDPFVFEHDGRWHMLITARARGAENYRAGVIGHAVSDDLDHWQVCPPLTTPSVFGQLEVSQSRCVDGHHLLVFSCGDDMKAEAGPGGVWVAEGEGPLGPWDIDGARYVRPDHLYAGQLLQLRDRTWVFTGFENIVDGEFIGAAPDPLAWTDIELAPRDGR
- a CDS encoding carbohydrate ABC transporter permease produces the protein MAAETTAASTAPVDARHSAHGDPRRRGRAATRRRSRALTYLGLVVASCVAVFPLLFMVFSSFKDDQQIFADLGSLKAFLPTGHLSLNNYSGVFERVPAARFITNSLVVTVAIVVLGLIVNSMIGFAISRMRWKGKSIVLSLVLATLMVPFETIAVPLVYWVAKLPSVQWVVDGFLVKQGMLNTYQVQILPFIANALSIFLFAQHFGDIPKEIDEAARVDGASWWTIYSRIVVPLSGPTFATVAIITMLPAWNSYLWPLMVIQEESMRPASVGMQYFFQLNPVWGQIMAYGTLITLPVLIIFVLFQRSFVASLAGTAVKG